The genomic window GCTCTCCTGCTTCTTCAACGGTATAAAAAAACCTTTCTCAGGATCGGGGTATAAGACCCCAGCTTCAAAACGAGCCATTTCCATCAACGAAGTGACCGTATCATTGACATTTTCATTCTTTCGAAGCCGTAAAAGGGCTGATGTCTCCAATGACGAGATCGTATGCAGATCCACAAGCATATCACGTGGCTTTAGAAGCTGTTGAGCGATGACACCTTGACCAAATATCTCGATGACGCGCTTCCAAGATGGGGGCTGTTTACGATGAAAGGCTCGGATAACATGAAAAACATCTAAAAATGTATTTCCTGTCTTCTCCATCTCAAACATCGCTTCAGTCATAATCTCATGAAGTTCATCCGTCACAGCAGGGACATGTAAAGATCCATAAGAAAACGAAGCTACAGATGACGCTTCTGTTGGTACGCTCAACCCGTTCATTTCTCCTGGCATCACTGTAAGCCAGCGATCTTCATACAAACAAGCGAGACAAGCATTTACGACTGCTTCACTCGTTAAAACTGTCTCATTTACTAACGACGCTGCAAGCTGAAACACGTGATTAACGCGGGGAGTGACTTGAGCCTGTTGTTTGTATGGAGGTATGAGGCTTTTCGTTAAAATAATTTTACTCTGCCCTTTTTCATCGACTTCTACACTTGTCACAGAAAAACCGGACTGAATATTTAAGAGCAACATTTCTCTCCATTTATTATATGTATGGGTTTCCACTACTGTGTACCGATGTCTGCGAAGCCATGTGTGCTGCAATCGCATCAATGTACTCGCGATGTTCCGCCTGCGATGCGCTGGATCTACACAGCCCATCCAACTATAGTGATGATCAGGCTCTCGATCATAACCCATTTTAAAACCAACGACTTTTCCTTGGTCCACTGCGACGAATACGAGGAGCGGTTCATAGGTTCTCATCTTTCTAAACAGCACATTTGGATTGCCGCCAAATACAGCACTATACAACTGTAACAGTTCATTTAAAACCGAACTTGGCAACGATCCTTGATACATTTCATAGGTCATCATCATCCGCCTTCACGGTTTTATTTATATCTATTTTACAGAAAAATGAACTGTTTTGAAAGGTGTATAAAAAGCTTGCAACAATTTTTCAAGACTAGAATTCAAATAAACTTTCGATAAAATAATGAAAGGAGGAGATAAAAATGAAGCGAATTGCTGTTTTTTGTGGTTCCAGCGAAGGAGCTACATCACAATACAAAGAAGGCGCAACTGCTTTAGGAAAAGAACTTGCTAAACAAGGCATCACGCTTGTCTATGGAGGGGCGAGTGTAGGGCTTATGGGCACTGTCGCCGATGCAGCTTTAGAGAATGGCGGAAAAGTCATCGGTGTCATTCCACAAATGCTAGAGGATCGGGAAATTTCCCATCAGCATTTAACAGAAATACATGTCGTCAATACAATGCATGAACGAAAAGCTAAAATGGCCGATTTAGCCGACGGTTTTATCGCATTACCTGGAGGTCCCGGCACGTTAGAGGAATTCATCGAGATCTTTACTTGGGCTCAACTAGGTGTCCACGAGAAACCGTGTGGCCTGCTCAATATCAATGACTACTATGAACCACTCATTTCTTTGTTTAACCATATGGCCGATGAACAGTTTTTACATGAAAAATACCGTAAGATGGCCCTTGTTGATTCAACCCCACAAGCATTAATTGAACAAATGCACTCCTATCAGCCTCCATCTGTGAAGACGTATTGAACAACATCTCATAAAAAGCAAAAAAGAGCATCCAATAATGGATCTGCATCTCTGATGATCCATTTTTCGTCAGCACCGTTTAATCAGCTATGGCGTATCCCAGTGTAGATAAAG from Litoribacterium kuwaitense includes these protein-coding regions:
- a CDS encoding LOG family protein, which translates into the protein MKRIAVFCGSSEGATSQYKEGATALGKELAKQGITLVYGGASVGLMGTVADAALENGGKVIGVIPQMLEDREISHQHLTEIHVVNTMHERKAKMADLADGFIALPGGPGTLEEFIEIFTWAQLGVHEKPCGLLNINDYYEPLISLFNHMADEQFLHEKYRKMALVDSTPQALIEQMHSYQPPSVKTY
- a CDS encoding GNAT family N-acetyltransferase, with the translated sequence MTYEMYQGSLPSSVLNELLQLYSAVFGGNPNVLFRKMRTYEPLLVFVAVDQGKVVGFKMGYDREPDHHYSWMGCVDPAHRRRNIASTLMRLQHTWLRRHRYTVVETHTYNKWREMLLLNIQSGFSVTSVEVDEKGQSKIILTKSLIPPYKQQAQVTPRVNHVFQLAASLVNETVLTSEAVVNACLACLYEDRWLTVMPGEMNGLSVPTEASSVASFSYGSLHVPAVTDELHEIMTEAMFEMEKTGNTFLDVFHVIRAFHRKQPPSWKRVIEIFGQGVIAQQLLKPRDMLVDLHTISSLETSALLRLRKNENVNDTVTSLMEMARFEAGVLYPDPEKGFFIPLKKQESQWVFFFSIIRRQVQLVICLYAKVFGKKDWLQR